A DNA window from Bacteroides cellulosilyticus contains the following coding sequences:
- a CDS encoding SusC/RagA family TonB-linked outer membrane protein: MKKNLLITCVMLLFAIVSMAQNKITVSGIVTEKKTGEPAIGATVLVKGKPGQGTITSVDGGYTLLEVPSDGVLVFSFMGMESIEIPVNGKNKINAVLAENSTQLDEVVVVGYGTARKRDLTGSIVSISGEDIKNAPAANPIRALQGKVPGLDIMNSGAAGGGATIRLRGVATINASTSPLYVVDGMFVDNIDFVNPADIAQMEVLKDPSSLAIFGVQGANGVIIITTRKAEDGKLSVSYNGYGGVQILHDRDRLKLTDASEFTMLYNEKLKNENPDAEEWVPDLLGKGTDWQSEIMRPAAITSHSVSFSKSSDKGSSLLTLGYFLQEGIVKYNKHQRINARFSGDYKVNKHFTVGANATLSRWDSDGATASVQGAARAIPTYTPYAPKEDWNDENVGSHYTPSPSIQKDVSNPVAKMEIEKGTDDSYGYRVVSNLFGEIKFLKDFTFRATGYVDIGVSYGSNFTPRFDVNNETSSSSHKSNKTSFKRSTSEYNKYQADFVLNYNKNIDKHRIGATAGYTARYQGSKGFDAAIDTLVNRDMWIVPEDFWMLNMGDDRTARVGDSFAEETFISYLARINYSYASKYLLTATFRADGSSKFSPNKRWGYFPSIGTGWVISEENFMKGIKQINFLKLKASWGQLGNDKIGNYLWFPTINPMGQQVVVDGKTYYIPTVSNMVDENIHWEVVSGFDVGIEGRFFDSKLSVDLGYYTKKTSDLLARVAPPVSVGAGYAITNAGSIRNKGFEFVIGWRDNIDDFSYGISVNGSTLKNEVLELGNDNSDIVSGTYHRTSVGHSVGSMYGYVQDGIFQNQAEIDNYYPASWKSRPGDIRYKDLNGDKKIDDKDRTFIGNNLPEFTYGINLNAGYKNFDLSIDFNGLTGRDIINTKKLMSFSQFNYYEFNLGRWHGEGTSNFEPVIDNTRSHNYLPSTNLLEDGSYFRIREIQLGYSFSKKVLKSLGVNKFRIYVNAQNPLTFKHNSGYTPEITGSILEGGVDGGGTYPLPTTYTAGVSLSF, translated from the coding sequence ATGAAGAAGAATCTATTAATTACATGTGTGATGTTGCTGTTCGCTATCGTTTCGATGGCACAGAACAAGATTACAGTTTCGGGTATCGTTACAGAAAAGAAAACGGGAGAACCGGCTATCGGGGCTACCGTCTTAGTAAAAGGCAAGCCTGGACAAGGCACCATTACAAGTGTGGACGGTGGATATACCTTATTGGAAGTTCCATCTGACGGAGTGCTGGTGTTTAGTTTTATGGGAATGGAATCAATAGAGATTCCTGTGAATGGAAAAAATAAGATTAATGCTGTGTTGGCTGAGAATAGTACTCAGTTGGACGAAGTGGTTGTTGTGGGCTATGGTACGGCACGTAAGCGTGACTTGACAGGTTCCATTGTTTCAATTAGTGGTGAAGACATCAAGAATGCCCCCGCTGCCAATCCGATCAGAGCGCTTCAAGGCAAGGTACCGGGTCTGGATATAATGAACAGTGGAGCTGCCGGTGGAGGTGCCACGATTCGTTTAAGAGGTGTGGCGACTATTAATGCGAGTACAAGTCCCTTGTATGTCGTTGACGGAATGTTTGTGGATAACATTGATTTTGTGAATCCTGCGGATATTGCCCAGATGGAAGTTCTGAAGGATCCTTCCTCATTGGCTATTTTCGGTGTACAGGGAGCTAATGGCGTTATCATTATTACTACACGTAAAGCGGAAGATGGAAAGTTGAGTGTTTCTTATAATGGTTATGGAGGTGTGCAGATTTTGCATGACCGTGACCGCTTGAAGTTGACGGATGCTTCTGAATTTACGATGCTTTATAATGAGAAACTGAAAAATGAGAATCCTGATGCTGAAGAATGGGTGCCGGATTTATTGGGTAAAGGTACAGACTGGCAAAGTGAGATCATGCGTCCGGCAGCTATCACCAGCCATTCGGTTTCTTTTTCAAAGTCATCGGATAAAGGAAGCAGTTTGCTTACATTAGGTTATTTCCTTCAGGAAGGCATTGTGAAGTATAATAAGCATCAACGTATCAATGCCCGTTTTTCCGGAGATTACAAAGTGAATAAACACTTCACTGTAGGGGCCAATGCAACTCTGAGCCGTTGGGATTCTGACGGTGCTACTGCAAGCGTGCAAGGGGCTGCACGGGCTATTCCCACTTATACTCCTTATGCTCCGAAAGAAGATTGGAATGATGAGAACGTCGGCAGTCATTATACTCCTTCCCCTTCCATTCAGAAAGATGTGTCCAATCCGGTTGCCAAGATGGAAATAGAAAAGGGAACAGATGATAGTTACGGATACCGTGTTGTTAGTAATTTGTTTGGCGAGATTAAATTCCTGAAGGATTTTACATTCCGTGCTACCGGATATGTAGATATCGGTGTGAGCTATGGCAGTAACTTTACTCCCCGTTTTGATGTGAACAACGAAACGAGCAGCTCTTCCCATAAGAGCAATAAAACTTCGTTCAAACGTTCGACGAGCGAATATAATAAGTATCAGGCGGATTTCGTATTGAATTACAATAAGAATATTGACAAGCATAGAATCGGTGCTACGGCTGGTTATACGGCTCGTTATCAAGGTTCAAAAGGTTTTGATGCAGCCATCGATACTTTGGTGAATAGGGATATGTGGATAGTGCCTGAAGACTTCTGGATGTTGAATATGGGAGATGACAGAACAGCAAGAGTAGGGGATTCGTTTGCAGAGGAAACATTTATTTCTTATCTGGCGCGTATAAACTATTCGTATGCAAGTAAATATTTGCTTACCGCTACTTTCCGTGCCGATGGTTCTTCAAAGTTCTCGCCTAATAAACGTTGGGGTTATTTCCCTTCTATTGGTACCGGATGGGTGATTAGTGAGGAAAACTTCATGAAAGGCATTAAGCAAATTAATTTTCTGAAGCTAAAGGCCAGCTGGGGGCAGTTGGGTAACGATAAGATAGGAAATTATTTATGGTTTCCCACAATCAACCCGATGGGGCAGCAAGTCGTAGTAGATGGAAAGACCTATTATATCCCTACGGTAAGCAATATGGTAGATGAGAATATTCATTGGGAAGTGGTCAGCGGATTTGATGTCGGCATTGAAGGACGTTTCTTTGATTCAAAACTGAGCGTTGACTTAGGCTACTATACTAAAAAGACGAGCGACCTGCTTGCACGTGTAGCTCCTCCGGTTTCTGTGGGTGCAGGTTATGCCATTACTAATGCAGGTTCAATCAGAAACAAGGGATTTGAGTTTGTGATTGGCTGGCGGGATAATATAGATGACTTCTCTTATGGAATAAGTGTCAATGGCTCTACCTTGAAGAATGAAGTGCTTGAGTTAGGCAATGATAATTCTGATATCGTATCCGGTACGTACCATCGTACTTCTGTGGGGCACTCTGTTGGTTCCATGTATGGTTATGTTCAGGACGGTATTTTCCAGAATCAGGCGGAAATAGACAACTACTATCCGGCATCCTGGAAATCCAGACCGGGAGATATCCGTTATAAAGACTTGAATGGTGATAAGAAAATAGATGATAAGGATAGAACTTTTATCGGTAATAACCTTCCTGAATTTACTTATGGCATCAATTTGAATGCAGGTTACAAGAACTTCGATTTGTCAATAGACTTTAATGGATTGACCGGAAGAGACATTATTAATACTAAAAAGCTGATGTCATTCTCCCAGTTCAATTATTATGAATTTAATTTAGGACGTTGGCATGGTGAAGGTACTTCTAATTTTGAGCCTGTTATTGATAATACGCGTTCTCACAACTACTTACCATCAACAAACTTACTTGAAGACGGCTCTTATTTCCGTATCAGAGAGATACAGCTGGGCTATTCGTTTTCCAAGAAGGTACTGAAGAGCCTTGGCGTAAATAAATTCAGAATTTATGTAAATGCCCAGAATCCGCTGACCTTTAAGCATAATTCCGGTTACACCCCTGAAATTACTGGAAGTATCCTGGAAGGTGGTGTTGATGGTGGAGGCACGTATCCTCTTCCTACTACCTATACGGCTGGAGTTTCTTTGAGTTTCTAA
- a CDS encoding RagB/SusD family nutrient uptake outer membrane protein: MKNVIYIILLACVFTSCSDSFLDRFPKGRWHHGNYTPDQELDNAILVQAKLQQAYADLRNYSYCTGVLGMENFTTPDAEKGSTASDGGQLVEFKPMSYTAANTRIRDYYKLCYTTIYKTNEAMALLQTVPDSEPTKERLNAEAIFLRALMYFRLTRAFGGVPYVDHVLGQEEKTPARSSQEEIYANIERELLWTIDRLPTRKELLAEGNEGRATQNAARAVLAKAYLQQNKFSDAFGQTSAIINSGDNDLSTPYDQIFREVNEYGPESVLEVYVDFKPSEKINLNSQWAQVQGVRGKPNLGWGFNGPSQVLMDAYEPGDPRKAATVIANGDILDGDPIVAAANAYQFFNKKLYPVKAERNVWGRSDGSQGKWVNIRLIRYADVLLMHAEAANEIGNVNEALDKLEMVRARARGNNTDVLPKVTTREPNELREKIRHERRIELALEFGRFYDLVRWGVAKDVIKNFVPGKHELFPIPQEEIDKSNGVITQNPNY; the protein is encoded by the coding sequence ATGAAAAATGTAATTTATATAATATTGCTGGCATGTGTTTTCACATCCTGTTCTGATAGTTTTCTGGATCGATTTCCTAAGGGACGTTGGCATCATGGGAATTATACTCCCGATCAAGAGTTAGATAATGCGATTCTGGTGCAAGCTAAGCTGCAACAAGCCTATGCCGATTTACGCAATTATTCTTATTGTACAGGGGTTTTAGGCATGGAAAACTTTACAACTCCGGATGCGGAAAAGGGGAGTACCGCCAGTGATGGTGGACAATTGGTAGAGTTCAAACCGATGAGTTATACAGCGGCTAATACACGTATCCGTGATTATTATAAGCTTTGCTATACGACAATCTATAAAACCAATGAAGCTATGGCGTTGTTACAGACTGTTCCGGATAGTGAACCGACCAAAGAAAGGCTTAATGCTGAAGCCATCTTCCTGAGGGCATTAATGTATTTTCGTCTGACCCGGGCTTTTGGGGGAGTTCCCTATGTCGATCATGTGCTGGGGCAAGAAGAAAAGACACCTGCCCGCTCTTCTCAGGAGGAAATTTATGCTAATATAGAACGTGAATTGCTGTGGACTATTGACCGTTTACCAACTCGTAAGGAACTGCTCGCCGAGGGAAATGAAGGAAGAGCTACTCAGAATGCAGCCAGAGCTGTATTAGCGAAAGCATACCTCCAGCAAAATAAATTTTCGGACGCTTTCGGACAGACCTCTGCAATTATAAACTCAGGTGATAATGATTTGTCGACTCCTTATGATCAGATTTTCCGTGAAGTGAATGAGTATGGCCCCGAGTCCGTATTGGAAGTATATGTTGACTTTAAACCTTCTGAAAAGATAAATCTGAACTCACAATGGGCGCAGGTACAGGGAGTTCGTGGAAAACCGAACCTGGGCTGGGGATTTAATGGACCGAGCCAGGTGCTGATGGATGCTTATGAACCGGGAGATCCGAGAAAGGCGGCTACCGTAATAGCCAACGGAGATATACTGGACGGTGACCCAATAGTAGCGGCAGCTAATGCCTATCAATTCTTTAATAAGAAATTGTATCCTGTCAAAGCGGAAAGAAACGTGTGGGGACGTTCAGACGGTAGTCAGGGAAAATGGGTAAACATTCGTTTGATTCGTTATGCGGATGTCTTGCTGATGCATGCGGAAGCTGCTAATGAAATCGGTAATGTAAACGAAGCTTTAGATAAACTTGAAATGGTGAGAGCACGTGCGAGAGGAAACAACACAGATGTATTGCCTAAAGTGACCACCAGAGAACCGAATGAACTGAGAGAGAAAATCCGTCATGAAAGGAGGATTGAACTGGCACTGGAATTTGGGCGCTTCTATGATTTGGTTCGTTGGGGAGTGGCTAAAGATGTCATTAAGAACTTTGTTCCGGGCAAACACGAACTCTTCCCTATTCCACAAGAGGAAATAGATAAGTCTAATGGAGTCATTACTCAGAATCCGAATTATTAA